Proteins found in one Zea mays cultivar B73 chromosome 1, Zm-B73-REFERENCE-NAM-5.0, whole genome shotgun sequence genomic segment:
- the LOC103645618 gene encoding carotenoid 9,10(9',10')-cleavage dioxygenase codes for MEACTRERDGKAKLNWLSFLICHFVENIKQRYVYCTILDSIVKVTGIIKFDLHVEPESGRKELEVGGNVQGIYDLGPDIFGSEAIFVPKHPGVSGEEDDDYLIFFVHDENTGKSEVNVIDAKTMSADPVAVVELPNRVPYGFHAFFVTEDQLARQAEGQ; via the exons ATGGAGGCGTGCACTCG AGAGAGAGATGGCAAAGCAAAGCTTAACTGGTTAA GCTTTCTAATTTGCCACTTCGTTGAAAACATAAAGCAGCGATATGTCTACTGCACTATACTTGACAGCATTGTGAAGGTGACTGGCATCATAAAGTTTGATCTACATGTTGAACCGGAAAGTGGTAGGAAAGAACTTGAAGTGGGAGGAAATGTACAAGGCATATATGACCTGGGACCTGATATATTTGGTTCAGAGGCGATTTTTGTTCCCAAACATCCAGGTGTGTCTGGAGAAGAAGATGACGACTATTTGATATTCTTTGTACACGACGAGAACACAGG GAAATCTGAAGTAAATGTTATCGATGCAAAGACAATGTCTGCTGATCCAGTTGCGGTGGTTGAGCTTCCTAATAGGGTCCCTTATGGATTCCATGCCTTCTTTGTAACCGAG GACCAACTGGCTCGACAGGCGGAGGGGCAGTGA